A section of the Babylonia areolata isolate BAREFJ2019XMU chromosome 1, ASM4173473v1, whole genome shotgun sequence genome encodes:
- the LOC143284198 gene encoding uncharacterized protein LOC143284198 gives MKGSVICLFLGVFHFAVSQTQNQTDGLAGTLQNMITSMESGEETDTDNPLLSLAPTTPSPESINCFVALPAVRVGGQCVRLGRMIRRVRGRSRNRGRRRNNRRRSSVAWGCQAGMHLDIGSPECNNNNNNNNNAIRRSSQRQG, from the exons ATGAAGGGAAGTGTGATCTGCCTTTTTCTGGGAGTTTTCCATTTCGCTGTCTCCCAAACTCAGAATCAA ACAGATGGTTTGGCGGGCACTCTTCAGAACATGATAACGTCTATGGAATCCGGCGAAGAAACTGATACAGataaccccctcctctctctcgccccaacCACCCCAAGCCCGGAGAGTATCAACTGTTTTGTGGCTCTGCCAGCG GTTCGTGTTGGTGGACAGTGCGTACGTCTGGGCCGTATGATCAGGAGGGTCCGTGGACGGAGTCGGAATCGGGGTCGGCGCCGCAATAACCGACGCCGTAGCTCCGTGGCATGGGGCTGTCAGGCTGGCATGCACCTGGACATTGGCAGTCccgaatgcaacaacaacaacaacaacaacaacaatgccattCGTCGCTCGTCTCAACGCCAAGGCTGA